In Capsicum annuum cultivar UCD-10X-F1 chromosome 7, UCD10Xv1.1, whole genome shotgun sequence, one genomic interval encodes:
- the LOC107853225 gene encoding uncharacterized protein LOC107853225 translates to MEHPFFINGPPTNRSEALRWLSIAEKLLTNRDLVGSKSFATRARESDPSLAHPIDQILSIVDTLTAGDKRINNHHFDYYSILQVPPNQTQNFEFIADQYRRFALLLNPQNNTFPFSDQAFGLVVDAFSVLSDPMRKSMYDKELGFFINLYPVAAASAASVPTSVSFVQQQQQQPQHSGSAYGHMQGSNTADQLFVNMPSQDSQGSFSRDPQTGISSMPMPVTFMGSSGSEQEQQQQQQQPPVMSMRQQQAQQQQQPPVSSLSFSNIDEQPATFLNLNQPQPVSSERSLNRENPPPFGIGLSSTRGREPEVVSVEQQRGKQQPPERRNENVVGNNENTRAASTSNNNVKEKEGRVDGSESRNIPSFWTACPYCYVMHEYPLEYVDCTLKCQNCRRAFQAVKVAAPPIVDGKEAYFCCWGFMPLGFSVESYQRSRNNVSSWSPFSPMFAVPSSGVNEGRKANNHAVGGQGNVSTYGNLHNAGGSRSRAGRKQSAPRMIYSDDDDDDDDVLVDISEVLSDDA, encoded by the coding sequence ATGGAACATCCATTCTTCATAAATGGCCCACCAACAAACCGATCTGAAGCTTTACGTTGGCTATCAATCGCCGAGAAACTTCTCACTAATCGTGACCTCGTTGGTAGCAAGTCCTTCGCAACGCGCGCTCGGGAATCTGATCCCTCGTTAGCTCATCCCATAGACCAAATACTCTCAATCGTTGATACGTTAACAGCTGGAGACAAGCGCATCAACAATCATCACTTCGATTACTATTCCATCCTCCAAGTGCCTCCCAATCAGACTCAGAATTTCGAGTTTATAGCAGATCAGTATCGACGTTTTGCTCTGCTATTGAACCCGCAGAATAATACCTTTCCGTTTTCGGATCAGGCTTTTGGTCTCGTCGTTGATGCTTTTTCGGTCCTTTCAGATCCGATGAGGAAGAGTATGTATGATAAAGAATTGGGGTTCTTTATTAATCTTTATCCTGTTGCTGCTGCGTCTGCTGCGTCCGTACCGACGTCGGTGAGCTTCGTTCAGCAACAGCAGCAGCAACCACAGCATAGTGGTAGTGCTTACGGTCATATGCAAGGGTCGAATACTGCAGACCAACTGTTTGTTAATATGCCTAGCCAAGATTCACAAGGGAGCTTCAGTAGAGATCCGCAAACTGGAATTTCTTCTATGCCAATGCCCGTGACATTTATGGGAAGCTCGGGTTCGGAGCAAGAAcaacagcagcagcagcaacaaccACCTGTAATGTCTATGAGGCAACAACAAGCACAACAGCAGCAACAGCCACCAGTGAGTTCTCTTTCGTTTTCGAACATTGATGAACAGCCTGctacattcttgaatttgaaccAACCACAGCCGGTGAGTTCTGAGAGAAGCTTGAATAGAGAAAACCCGCCACCATTTGGTATTGGGTTGAGCTCGACTCGAGGGAGAGAGCCTGAGGTGGTTTCTGTTGAGCAGCAGCGCGGGAAGCAACAGCCCCCGGAACGAAGAAATGAGAATGTGGTGGGGAATAATGAAAATACTAGAGCTGCTAGTACTAGTAACAATAATGTGAAGGAGAAAGAAGGCAGAGTAGATGGATCAGAGAGTAGGAATATACCGAGTTTTTGGACTGCGTGTCCGTATTGTTATGTTATGCATGAGTACCCTTTGGAGTATGTTGATTGTACACTAAAGTGTCAAAATTGTAGGAGGGCTTTTCAAGCTGTTAAGGTTGCTGCTCCGCCGATTGTTGATGGCAAAGAAGCTTATTTCTGTTGTTGGGGGTTCATGCCTTTAGGATTTTCTGTGGAGAGTTATCAGAGAAGTAGAAATAATGTCTCAAGCTGGTCTCCGTTTTCGCCCATGTTTGCTGTTCCGAGCTCTGGGGTAAATGAAGGGAGGAAAGCAAATAATCATGCTGTTGGGGGACAGGGTAATGTGAGTACCTATGGCAATTTGCATAATGCTGGTGGGTCGAGAAGTCGGGCTGGACGAAAGCAGTCTGCTCCAAGGATGATTTACagtgatgatgatgacgacgacGACGATGTACTTGTTGACATATCGGAGGTACTTTCTGATGATGCTTGA